A window of Candidatus Krumholzibacteriia bacterium genomic DNA:
CGTTGCTTTACGAAGTTCTTTCACTTCTGCCGGGTGTGTCTCATGGTTCGTGTACAGGGCTCGGTGTCGGACACGATGGCGGAGCGGACACAGTTCGGGGTCGTCCTGATCCTGCTCGCCGCCGTGAACGCCTCGGTCGCGGTCGGGCAGTTCGCGCTCGGGGTGGCGCTCGCCGTGTTCCTCGGGCGGTGGTGGGTCGGTGGTGTACGGCCTCCGCGCCTGGGGGTGGAGTTCGCGTCCCTCGCTCTGGCCGTCTGGGCACTGACGATGATCCCGCTGTCCGAAGAGCCCGTCCGGTCGGTCGTCTCGTACCGGCGCTTCTACCTGTTCACCGCCATGTGGGTGGTGGCCCAGGTCGTGGTGGGCGAGCGTCGTCGGCAGTGGGCGGCGTGCGCGCTGCTCGGGGGAGCGGTCGCCGTGGCGGTCGCCGGCACCGGTTGGATGTGGACCGAGCACGGCACCCTGTTCGTCACCCGGGCCGTGTTCGTGTCGAACGCCATGACCAGCGCCGCGTTGTTGATGATCGCGGCGGTGGTGGGGGTGGCCTTCGTCGTCGTGTCGAGAGGCTGGAGGCAGTGGCTCGTCGGAGCGGCGGTGGTCGTCGTGATCCTGGGTCTGCTGCAGACCATGACCCGGAGCGCGCTCGCGGGACTCCTGGTCGGGAGCGCCGTCGTCGCGGTCGTGGCGTGTCCGCGTCGCGGTTGGTGGTGGGTCGTCGCGGGAGCGGCGGCCGTCGTGCTCGTGCTGACCACCGGTGAGCACTTCGTCCCCGAGCGTCTCTGGCAGCGGATCGCCCCGGAAACGCTGATCGAGGGTCGCAACGCCCAGGCGCGGTTCGACATGTGGCGGGCCGGCCTGCGGATGATCGCCGAGCACCCCTGGACAGGGGTCGGCGACGTCTCGCTGGGCGAACTCTCCGAACCCTACTACGATCCCGAACCCCAGAGGCTCCACGGGCACATGCACAACAACCTGGTGCAGGTCGCCGTGATCTGGGGCCTGCCCGGCCTGGCGTTCTTCCTGGCGTTGTTCGCGGCCCAGTTGTGGGCCCCGTGGTCGCGGTGGCGGTCGGCGCAGCGGGTCGGACTCGTGTGGGCCTCCGGCTGGAGTCTGGGTGCCCTCGGAGCCGTCGTGGCCTTCTTCGTGGCCGGGTTCACGGAGTGGTACTTCGGTGATGCCGAGCCCCTGCTGATGGTCATGGCGATCATCGGTCTGGGGGCCGCTCCTCTCGACGGAGACGAACGCACGTGAACGAGCACGCCTGCCTGATCGACGGGACGGCCTATTTGTTCCGTGGCTACTACTCGGTGCGGCCGGTGCACGCGGCCGATGGCACCCCGGTGAACGCGGTACTGGGTCTGGGCAACGCCCTGGCGCGTCTGCTGCGCGACCGGGATCCCTCGCACGTGGCGGTGGCCTTCGACGCCGGTCGTTACACCTTCCGGCACCGCATCGATCCCGCGTACAAGGCCAATCGTGGGGACCCGCCCGAGGATCTGGTTCCCCAGTTCGCCCTGGCCCAGCAGCTGACCGAAGCCATGGGGCTGGCCACGATCGGTGTTCCCGACTTCGAGGCCGACGACGTCCTGGCGACGCTCACGACCATCAGTCGCGAGTCGGCGCTCGACGTCGTCCTGGTCTCCGGCGACAAGGACCTGGGCCAGCTGCTCGAACCTGGCGTGCGGTTGTTCGACCTGGCCAGGGCCATCGAGTTCGGGGCCGAGGACCTTCCCGCTCGCATGGGTGTGCGTGCGGATCAATTGGTCGATCTGCTCGCCCTCATGGGCGACAGCAGTGACAACATCCCCGGCGTGCGCGGCGTGGGACCGAAGGCCGCGTCTGCGCTGCTCGGGCACTTCGACTCGCTCGAGGCGATCTACGCTTCGCTGGACGAGGTCGAGACCCTGCCCGTGCGCGGGGCGCGCAGTCTGCGGCGTAAGCTCGAGGACTTCCGCGCCGACGCCGAGCGGAGCCGCGAGCTGGCCACCGTGCGCCGCGACGTGCCGCTGGGGCTCGAGGTCGACGACCTCCGCTGGGA
This region includes:
- a CDS encoding O-antigen ligase family protein codes for the protein MVRVQGSVSDTMAERTQFGVVLILLAAVNASVAVGQFALGVALAVFLGRWWVGGVRPPRLGVEFASLALAVWALTMIPLSEEPVRSVVSYRRFYLFTAMWVVAQVVVGERRRQWAACALLGGAVAVAVAGTGWMWTEHGTLFVTRAVFVSNAMTSAALLMIAAVVGVAFVVVSRGWRQWLVGAAVVVVILGLLQTMTRSALAGLLVGSAVVAVVACPRRGWWWVVAGAAAVVLVLTTGEHFVPERLWQRIAPETLIEGRNAQARFDMWRAGLRMIAEHPWTGVGDVSLGELSEPYYDPEPQRLHGHMHNNLVQVAVIWGLPGLAFFLALFAAQLWAPWSRWRSAQRVGLVWASGWSLGALGAVVAFFVAGFTEWYFGDAEPLLMVMAIIGLGAAPLDGDERT
- a CDS encoding 5'-3' exonuclease H3TH domain-containing protein, with protein sequence MNEHACLIDGTAYLFRGYYSVRPVHAADGTPVNAVLGLGNALARLLRDRDPSHVAVAFDAGRYTFRHRIDPAYKANRGDPPEDLVPQFALAQQLTEAMGLATIGVPDFEADDVLATLTTISRESALDVVLVSGDKDLGQLLEPGVRLFDLARAIEFGAEDLPARMGVRADQLVDLLALMGDSSDNIPGVRGVGPKAASALLGHFDSLEAIYASLDEVETLPVRGARSLRRKLEDFRADAERSRELATVRRDVPLGLEVDDLRWEGADPDALVEFTARWSLGGLADRVRWLED